Below is a window of Spirochaetota bacterium DNA.
TCCCTCATGGCCGACCGCGGACAAATGCGCCAGCTCTTCCAGAACCTCATCTCCAATGCGCTCAAATTCAGGAAGCCCGATATCCCGCCGCATATCACGATAGCATCCGAGGTCGACGGCGATCATGCGGTCATCACCGTTTCCGACAACGGCATCGGTTTCGACAAACAGTATACGGACAAGATCTTCGTCATTTTCCAGCGCCTGCACGGACGCAGCGAGTTCAGCGGCACGGGGATAGGTCTTGCCATCTGCAAGAAGATCATCGAAACGCTCGGCGGTACGATACGGGCGGAAAGCACCGTCGGCGAGGGATCTCGTTTCATCATCCGCCTCCCGCTCACCCGCCACGACCGGAACAACGAGGGCTGACCGGCCATCTGCGATTGACTAATCCCCTGGCATTGCGTATGATGGTACTATCTTCCGAGTACAAGGAGCGGATATGGGACTCATAGACGGCATCAAACGGCAATTACGTTCTGTCATCGAATGGAAGGACCCGCCCGCGAACGTTCTTTTTCAGCGCTGGACGGACAACGGCGATGAGATAAAGAACGCATCGAAGCTCATCGTCGGTCCCGGTCAGGGCGTCATCTTCGTCTACGAGGGGAAGACACAGGCGGTCATCACCGAGCCGGGCATGACCGATATTGCCACCGCGAACATACCGTTCATCACCACGATAAAGAAATTCATGCAGGCGTTCCAGAGCGAACACAAGGTCGGCATCTATTTCTTCCGCACCTCAGAGATACTCAATCAGGGCTGGGGTACACCGGGGCCGGTGAAATATGTCGACCCGCAGTATAAATTCCCCGTCGGGCTTAAGGCATTCGGGAATTTCTCTTTCCGCATAACCGACGGCGGAGCGTTCTTCATCAATGTGATGGGCCAAAAGGATGAATTTACCGTCGAAGAATTACGGCAGGCTGTGGTGTCACGTCTCGTACAGCCGCTGACCGATCATCTCGCCGAGGCGAAATTCGGCTACAACGATATCGATTCGAATCGAAATGAGATCGCCGAGGCGCTCAAGGCGAAGGTCTCGCCGGTGCTCACGACACTCGGTTTTGAGCTTAAGGATTTCCGCGTCGAGCAGACCGATTTCGACGACGACACGAAACGCCGCGTGAACCGCGTTGCCGATGTGCAGGCGGAGGCCGAAGCGGCAAAGACCGCCGGTCTCGATTTCGCTGAAATGCAGCGCCTGT
It encodes the following:
- a CDS encoding SPFH domain-containing protein codes for the protein MGLIDGIKRQLRSVIEWKDPPANVLFQRWTDNGDEIKNASKLIVGPGQGVIFVYEGKTQAVITEPGMTDIATANIPFITTIKKFMQAFQSEHKVGIYFFRTSEILNQGWGTPGPVKYVDPQYKFPVGLKAFGNFSFRITDGGAFFINVMGQKDEFTVEELRQAVVSRLVQPLTDHLAEAKFGYNDIDSNRNEIAEALKAKVSPVLTTLGFELKDFRVEQTDFDDDTKRRVNRVADVQAEAEAAKTAGLDFAEMQRLSAMRDAAKNEGIAGAGVGMGVGMLDPIRQMRATSSDPYSRGRSFVSHYAIKEWNVLPVTSP